One window of the bacterium genome contains the following:
- a CDS encoding ABC transporter ATP-binding protein, which produces MDEKLLEIKELKVSFFIDKRELPTIDGVNLCIDKGKTIGLVGESGCGKSLTAFSILRLLPEQAEIVGGEINFEGVDLLKYSKTQIRDIRGRRISMIFQNPSSSLNPVFTIGNQIAEAIHLPYREAEERVKGLLKLVGLPAVERHFPHQLSGGMNQRVMIAMAIASNPAILIADEPTTALDVTIQTQILALLKNLQSKLNMSILLITHDLSIVAQMTDVVTIMYAGKIVEEATTNELFTQPVHPYTKALLDCIPKLEKKTERLPYIPGSVPDSFTSISGCRFHPRCQSASSKCVLEEPPMKQIDDTHRVRCWKYSRN; this is translated from the coding sequence ATGGATGAAAAGTTGTTAGAAATAAAAGAGTTAAAGGTCTCCTTTTTTATTGATAAAAGAGAGTTACCAACGATAGATGGTGTCAATCTTTGCATAGATAAAGGTAAAACCATAGGGTTAGTTGGTGAATCAGGATGTGGAAAATCATTAACGGCTTTTTCGATACTTCGACTCCTTCCTGAGCAGGCAGAAATTGTTGGAGGCGAGATTAACTTTGAAGGAGTAGATTTATTAAAATATTCTAAGACACAAATTCGAGATATTCGAGGCAGGAGAATATCAATGATATTCCAGAACCCGTCTTCATCTCTAAATCCTGTTTTTACTATCGGTAATCAGATAGCTGAAGCAATCCATTTACCTTATCGAGAGGCAGAAGAAAGGGTCAAAGGACTACTAAAGTTAGTTGGTTTGCCTGCGGTTGAAAGGCACTTTCCCCATCAACTAAGTGGCGGGATGAATCAACGGGTGATGATTGCGATGGCGATAGCTTCCAATCCAGCAATTCTAATTGCAGACGAGCCAACGACGGCTTTAGATGTAACGATTCAAACACAAATTCTGGCGCTGTTAAAAAATCTACAAAGCAAATTAAATATGTCCATATTATTAATTACGCATGATTTAAGTATTGTAGCTCAAATGACTGATGTGGTGACGATTATGTATGCCGGTAAGATAGTTGAAGAGGCAACCACAAATGAACTTTTTACCCAGCCAGTTCATCCTTATACGAAAGCACTTTTAGATTGTATTCCGAAACTTGAGAAAAAAACTGAGCGATTACCTTATATCCCGGGGAGTGTTCCAGATAGTTTTACTTCAATTAGTGGCTGTAGATTTCATCCCCGATGTCAATCTGCGAGTTCAAAATGTGTTCTCGAGGAACCACCAATGAAGCAAATAGATGATACTCATAGGGTTAGATGCTGGAAATATTCAAGAAATTAA
- a CDS encoding metallophosphoesterase, with amino-acid sequence MRLLALADIHNQRKVLSSLQKILEQKWDWVLIAGDITNRGDTAFVEDLFDILPLQTLAVHGNMDTTDVIKLLEEKRITVHGKRKELGEYNIVGFGGSNPTPADTPTEYSENKIEDELSQLEINHQTILLTHTPPFNSGLDEVGPGFKVGSRTIREIIDTRQPCLNICGHIHEQEGKRMLGRTLVIKLAPAMHGRAAEINIDNNIEVRFFDF; translated from the coding sequence ATGCGGTTACTTGCATTAGCGGATATTCATAATCAACGGAAGGTGTTAAGTTCACTTCAGAAGATATTAGAGCAAAAATGGGACTGGGTGCTGATTGCCGGGGATATTACCAACAGAGGGGATACTGCCTTTGTTGAGGATTTGTTTGATATTTTACCGCTTCAGACATTAGCCGTCCACGGCAATATGGATACCACGGATGTCATAAAATTACTTGAAGAAAAAAGAATCACTGTTCATGGTAAAAGAAAGGAGCTTGGTGAATATAATATTGTCGGGTTTGGCGGAAGTAATCCTACGCCAGCAGATACCCCCACAGAATACTCAGAAAATAAAATAGAAGATGAGTTAAGTCAATTAGAGATTAATCATCAAACTATTCTCTTGACCCATACCCCACCGTTTAATTCAGGATTGGACGAAGTTGGCCCGGGCTTTAAGGTAGGGAGCAGGACAATTAGAGAAATTATTGATACCAGACAACCTTGTTTGAATATCTGCGGCCATATCCATGAACAAGAAGGAAAAAGGATGTTAGGGAGAACTCTTGTGATTAAATTAGCCCCGGCGATGCACGGTCGAGCCGCAGAAATAAATATTGATAATAACATAGAAGTTAGATTTTTTGACTTTTAA